A stretch of Actinomadura rubteroloni DNA encodes these proteins:
- a CDS encoding lysylphosphatidylglycerol synthase transmembrane domain-containing protein — protein MERVRRPDRPSNPTAPETVPGPAAPAPAPRVDEPKLPERIRRPADAIRFAASLIGLAGVMLLVSIAQQTAHGIETDIAAGTAHAPRLLLTLATLCSSFGVLAVPVAFAVERVLRRDGVRVAIALLAAVITLGLTIVLDDFVAPAAPGGVLDSLIWGGAGSQPVHTDIAPVIAFVSAVGMAGRGRWQIATWSMIGLAALTGLTASYASVAALAATYFLGRAIGYGTLYAVGAPNPRPSGATVVAALARIGLRPVRARRISADDEDPRRYGVALADDEGWRLDVHVLDRDTQSAGLLRRVWRLVRFRDTVPRRAVRSLRRSLEQESLMAYAVHASGARTQRLLGACEVGTEAALLAYEHVPARSLRELPGEDVTDALLDDAWRQFAKLQAARLAHRRLEDDALLVDEAGRVWLRHLDVGETAAGDLALRLDLAQLLATLALRAGPERAVATAAAVLGEAPLAAAVPLLQGVALSRGTRAALRRERDVLARIREQILRLEPENEAPPVRLERFRPRTIVTIVAASIAAYIVIPQVSSINLMHLVSTAQWGWVLVGLAASAGTYLASALLLLGFVPERLPLGRTVIVQVAASFVKLVAPSAVSAVAVNTRYLQRSGVRPGAAVTSVGASQLTAVFSHVLLLVVFGFVTGSAGNATRDLAPSRLIVVVLLAVAAVAAAALTIPRVRRLVTARLRAMFSGVVPRLVDVLQSPRKLSTGLGGTLLMTVTFVTCLDASVRAFGGALPWTTMVVVYLTANALGNAAPTPGGLGAVEGALTLALTISGLSAETATSGVLLFRLLTLWLPVLPGWAAFAYLQRKEAI, from the coding sequence GTGGAGCGTGTGCGCCGGCCGGACCGGCCGTCGAACCCGACGGCGCCCGAAACCGTCCCCGGCCCCGCCGCTCCTGCGCCCGCGCCGCGGGTGGACGAGCCGAAACTCCCCGAGCGCATCCGGCGTCCCGCCGACGCCATCCGCTTCGCCGCGTCGCTGATCGGCCTCGCCGGGGTCATGCTGCTCGTGTCGATCGCGCAGCAGACCGCGCACGGCATCGAGACCGACATCGCCGCCGGGACCGCGCACGCGCCGCGCCTGCTGCTGACCCTGGCGACGCTGTGCTCCAGCTTCGGCGTGCTGGCCGTCCCGGTCGCGTTCGCGGTGGAGCGGGTGCTGCGCCGCGACGGCGTCCGCGTCGCCATCGCCCTGCTCGCCGCCGTGATCACGCTCGGGCTGACGATCGTGCTGGACGACTTCGTCGCGCCCGCCGCGCCCGGCGGGGTGCTGGACTCGCTGATCTGGGGCGGCGCCGGGTCCCAGCCCGTCCACACCGACATCGCGCCGGTGATCGCGTTCGTCAGCGCGGTCGGGATGGCGGGCCGGGGACGCTGGCAGATCGCGACGTGGTCGATGATCGGGCTGGCCGCGCTCACCGGGCTCACCGCGTCCTACGCGTCGGTGGCGGCGCTGGCCGCGACCTACTTCCTCGGCCGCGCGATCGGTTACGGCACGCTCTACGCCGTCGGCGCGCCGAACCCCCGGCCGTCCGGCGCCACGGTCGTCGCGGCGCTCGCCCGGATCGGGCTGCGGCCCGTCCGCGCCCGCCGGATCTCGGCCGACGACGAGGACCCGCGCCGCTACGGCGTCGCGCTCGCCGACGACGAGGGCTGGCGCCTGGACGTCCACGTCCTGGACCGCGACACCCAGAGCGCGGGCCTGCTGCGCCGCGTGTGGCGGCTCGTCCGGTTCCGCGACACGGTTCCGCGCCGCGCCGTGCGGTCTCTGCGCCGGTCGCTGGAGCAGGAGTCGCTGATGGCGTACGCGGTGCACGCGTCCGGCGCCCGGACGCAGCGGCTCCTCGGCGCGTGCGAGGTCGGCACCGAGGCGGCGCTGCTGGCCTACGAGCACGTCCCGGCCCGCAGCCTGCGCGAGCTGCCCGGCGAGGACGTCACCGACGCGCTCCTGGACGACGCCTGGCGCCAGTTCGCCAAGCTCCAGGCCGCGCGGCTCGCGCACCGGCGGCTGGAGGACGACGCGCTGCTCGTCGACGAGGCCGGCCGCGTCTGGCTCCGCCATCTGGACGTCGGCGAGACCGCCGCCGGGGACCTCGCGCTCCGCCTCGACCTCGCCCAGCTCCTCGCCACGCTCGCGCTGCGCGCCGGGCCCGAGCGCGCCGTCGCGACCGCCGCCGCCGTGCTCGGGGAGGCCCCGCTCGCCGCCGCCGTCCCGCTGCTGCAGGGCGTGGCGCTGTCGCGCGGCACCCGGGCCGCCCTGCGCCGCGAGCGCGACGTCCTCGCCCGGATCCGCGAGCAGATCCTGCGGCTGGAGCCCGAGAACGAGGCGCCGCCGGTCCGGCTGGAGCGCTTCCGGCCCCGGACGATCGTGACGATCGTCGCCGCGAGCATCGCCGCCTACATCGTCATCCCGCAGGTCAGCAGCATCAACCTGATGCACCTGGTGTCCACCGCGCAGTGGGGGTGGGTGCTCGTCGGGCTCGCCGCGTCGGCCGGGACGTACCTGGCGTCGGCGCTGCTGCTGCTCGGGTTCGTGCCCGAGCGGCTGCCGCTCGGGCGGACGGTGATCGTCCAGGTCGCGGCGTCGTTCGTCAAGCTCGTGGCGCCGTCGGCGGTGAGCGCCGTGGCGGTCAACACCCGCTACCTGCAACGTTCCGGGGTGCGGCCGGGCGCGGCCGTGACGAGCGTCGGCGCGTCGCAGCTCACGGCCGTGTTCAGCCACGTCCTGCTGCTGGTGGTGTTCGGGTTCGTCACCGGGTCGGCGGGCAACGCCACGCGCGACCTCGCGCCGTCCCGGCTGATCGTCGTCGTGCTGCTCGCGGTCGCGGCGGTCGCGGCGGCGGCGCTAACGATCCCGCGTGTGCGGCGGCTCGTCACCGCGCGGCTGCGGGCCATGTTCTCCGGCGTCGTGCCGCGGCTGGTGGACGTCCTTCAGTCCCCCCGCAAGCTCAGCACCGGCCTCGGCGGGACGCTGCTCATGACCGTCACGTTCGTCACCTGCCTGGACGCCTCGGTCCGCGCGTTCGGCGGCGCGCTGCCGTGGACGACGATGGTCGTGGTGTACCTGACCGCCAACGCCCTCGGCAACGCCGCGCCCACGCCGGGCGGCCTCGGGGCGGTCGAGGGGGCGCTGACACTGGCGCTGACGATCTCCGGGCTGAGCGCGGAGACCGCGACGTCGGGGGTACTGCTGTTCCGGCTGCTGACCCTGTGGCTGCCGGTGCTGCCCGGCTGGGCCGCGTTCGCCTACCTCCAGCGCAAGGAGGCGATCTGA
- a CDS encoding MerR family transcriptional regulator: MAVSSGEGKATPDRRRASEHAGEQGLLFDAQVSAPPGDVGYRGPTACAAAGITYRQLDYWARTGLVTPGVRSAHGSGSQRLYGFRDVLVLKVVKRLLDTGVSLQQIRTAVTHLRDRGVNDLAQITLMSDGVSVYECTSADEVVDLLQGGQGVFGIALGRVWQEVEGSLAELPAEQAAVEDGGQPQDELAHRRRARKTG, translated from the coding sequence GTGGCGGTGAGCAGCGGCGAGGGCAAGGCGACCCCCGACAGGCGCAGGGCGTCCGAGCACGCCGGTGAGCAGGGTCTGCTCTTCGACGCGCAGGTGTCGGCACCGCCCGGCGACGTCGGCTACCGCGGCCCCACGGCGTGCGCGGCGGCGGGCATCACCTACCGGCAGCTCGACTACTGGGCGCGCACGGGGCTGGTGACGCCGGGCGTCCGGTCCGCGCACGGCTCGGGCAGCCAGCGGCTGTACGGGTTCCGGGACGTGCTGGTGCTGAAGGTCGTCAAGCGGCTGCTGGACACGGGCGTGTCCCTCCAGCAGATCCGGACGGCGGTCACCCATCTGCGCGACCGCGGCGTCAACGACCTGGCGCAGATCACGCTCATGAGCGACGGCGTCAGCGTGTACGAGTGCACCTCGGCCGACGAGGTCGTGGACCTGCTCCAGGGCGGGCAGGGCGTGTTCGGGATCGCGCTCGGCCGGGTCTGGCAGGAGGTCGAGGGCAGCCTCGCCGAACTGCCCGCCGAGCAGGCCGCCGTCGAGGACGGCGGGCAGCCGCAGGACGAGCTGGCGCACCGCCGCCGCGCCCGCAAGACCGGCTGA